The Pseudomonas sp. DG56-2 genome contains a region encoding:
- a CDS encoding methionine synthase, giving the protein MKKLLPTSTAGSLPKPSWLAQPETLWSPWKLQGDELVEGKQDALRLSLHEQQLAGIDIVSDGEQTRQHFVTTFIEHLDGVDFEKRETVRIRDRYDASVPTVVGAVARKKSVFVEDAKFLRQQTGQPIKWALPGPMTMIDTLYDAHYKSREKLAWEFAKILNQEAKELEAAGVDIIQFDEPAFNVFFDEVNDWGVATLERAIEGLKCETAVHICYGYGIKANTDWKKSLGSEWRQYEEAFPKLQKSNIDIVSLECHNSHVPMDLIELIRGKKVMVGAIDVANHAIETPEEVANTLRKALQFVDADKLYPCTNCGMAPLPRRVASGKLNALSAGAEIIRKELVIGC; this is encoded by the coding sequence ATGAAGAAACTGTTGCCCACTTCTACCGCTGGCAGCTTGCCCAAGCCGTCCTGGCTTGCTCAACCTGAGACCCTTTGGTCACCTTGGAAATTACAAGGTGATGAGCTGGTTGAGGGCAAGCAAGATGCGCTGCGCCTGTCGCTGCATGAACAACAGCTGGCCGGAATCGATATCGTCAGCGATGGCGAGCAGACTCGTCAGCATTTCGTAACGACCTTTATCGAGCACCTGGACGGCGTTGATTTCGAAAAACGTGAGACGGTAAGGATTCGTGATCGTTACGATGCGAGCGTGCCGACTGTCGTGGGTGCCGTCGCTCGGAAAAAGTCGGTCTTCGTTGAAGACGCCAAATTTTTGCGTCAGCAAACCGGGCAACCTATCAAGTGGGCCTTGCCAGGGCCAATGACGATGATCGATACCCTTTACGATGCGCATTACAAGAGCCGTGAAAAACTGGCCTGGGAGTTTGCCAAGATTCTCAACCAGGAAGCCAAAGAGCTGGAGGCTGCCGGTGTCGACATCATTCAGTTCGATGAGCCTGCATTTAACGTGTTTTTCGATGAGGTCAATGACTGGGGTGTTGCCACGCTGGAAAGAGCGATTGAAGGGCTTAAATGCGAAACTGCTGTGCATATCTGTTACGGCTATGGCATCAAAGCCAATACCGACTGGAAGAAGTCGCTGGGCTCGGAGTGGCGGCAGTATGAAGAAGCCTTTCCCAAGCTGCAAAAATCCAACATCGACATCGTCTCGCTGGAGTGTCACAACTCCCATGTTCCCATGGATCTGATCGAACTCATTCGAGGTAAGAAGGTGATGGTCGGTGCCATTGACGTGGCCAACCATGCCATCGAAACGCCCGAAGAAGTCGCCAATACCCTGCGAAAAGCACTTCAGTTCGTGGACGCCGACAAGCTCTACCCATGCACCAACTGCGGTATGGCGCCTCTGCCTCGTCGAGTCGCCAGCGGCAAGCTGAACGCCTTGAGTGCCGGCGCAGAGATCATTCGCAAAGAGCTTGTGATCGGGTGCTGA
- a CDS encoding isochorismatase family protein: MYALLILDVQVGLVHGPEKPWRCDALLETVNALMDKARSAGASIFIARHVGPVGSPIEPGSPLTRVAQELKLLGGEVVFEKRRLNAFEKTDLAENLRNCGATGVVITGMKTQYCIDSTCRAARDLGFDAVLVADGHTCSDTPVMNAENIIAHHNATLDGPFCQLVKAAQWRF; the protein is encoded by the coding sequence ATGTACGCCCTGTTGATACTCGATGTTCAAGTCGGGCTTGTTCACGGCCCGGAAAAACCATGGCGCTGCGACGCGTTGCTGGAAACAGTGAATGCCCTGATGGACAAGGCACGCAGCGCTGGCGCTTCGATATTTATCGCGCGCCACGTCGGGCCCGTTGGATCGCCCATCGAACCAGGCAGCCCGTTGACCAGGGTTGCGCAGGAGTTGAAGCTTCTGGGTGGCGAGGTGGTATTCGAAAAACGGCGGCTCAACGCCTTCGAAAAAACCGACCTGGCGGAGAATTTGCGCAATTGCGGGGCTACCGGTGTGGTAATCACTGGCATGAAGACTCAATACTGCATCGACAGTACCTGCAGGGCTGCCCGTGATCTGGGCTTCGATGCAGTCCTTGTCGCCGATGGTCATACCTGTTCGGACACGCCAGTGATGAACGCTGAGAACATCATCGCGCATCACAATGCAACGCTTGACGGGCCGTTCTGCCAGCTCGTCAAGGCTGCGCAATGGCGCTTCTAG
- a CDS encoding lytic transglycosylase domain-containing protein — MSCRAWRWVRKSVVGCIQLTLLVAPLCASAMFKCQTTEGAIHYTRQAIASADCTHVNDGARASAKVSVLPRQVRADDTGAVRVRVFTFIHRGVRQYVSRRPVGISARVDVLELYYIKDCYLCMAPKDFKVASLRLDTQSYRREIEAAAGQYGVDTALVRAVIHAESAFRPNAISVAGAQGLMQLMPATATRFAVDDPFDARQNIHGGVRYLAWLLKRFNGNQMLALAGYNAGEASVVEHNGVPPYAETQSYVTLVQSLAERYRQRH; from the coding sequence ATGAGTTGCAGGGCATGGCGATGGGTTCGCAAGAGCGTTGTGGGCTGCATCCAGCTGACATTGCTGGTTGCTCCACTCTGCGCCAGCGCCATGTTCAAGTGCCAAACCACGGAAGGCGCCATTCACTACACCCGCCAAGCCATTGCCAGCGCTGACTGTACCCACGTCAATGATGGGGCACGCGCCAGCGCTAAGGTCTCGGTCTTGCCACGCCAGGTGCGGGCCGACGACACCGGCGCGGTGCGGGTCAGGGTGTTCACCTTCATCCACAGGGGCGTTCGACAATATGTGAGCCGGCGCCCTGTCGGGATCTCCGCACGGGTCGATGTTCTTGAGCTTTATTACATCAAGGACTGCTATCTGTGCATGGCGCCGAAGGACTTCAAGGTGGCTTCACTGCGCCTGGACACCCAATCCTATCGGCGGGAAATCGAAGCTGCTGCGGGTCAGTATGGGGTCGACACGGCGCTGGTCCGCGCAGTGATACACGCCGAGTCAGCGTTTCGCCCCAACGCCATTTCAGTCGCTGGCGCTCAGGGATTGATGCAATTGATGCCCGCTACCGCTACGCGTTTCGCCGTGGATGATCCGTTCGATGCACGACAGAATATTCACGGCGGCGTGCGCTATCTGGCCTGGTTGCTCAAGCGCTTCAACGGCAACCAGATGCTTGCACTGGCGGGTTACAACGCAGGCGAGGCCTCCGTGGTCGAACACAACGGGGTACCGCCTTATGCCGAAACACAATCTTACGTCACCCTCGTGCAGTCCTTGGCCGAACGCTACCGCCAGCGGCACTAG
- a CDS encoding DUF1852 domain-containing protein: MNKEFTFSIKSICFDENYAPSDNTRITTNFANLARGASRENNLRNTLKMIDNRFNALAHWDNPKGDRYTVELDIISAEMKIDAQSRGHAIPLIEVLKTTVVDRKTGERINGIVGNNFSSYVRDYDFSVRLMEHNKNQAGFSTPDDFGELHGKLFKCFVNSSAYKAHFNKPPVICLSVSSARTYHRTENQHPVLGFEYQQDAYSLTDEYFKKMGLKVRYFMPPNSAAPLAFYFSGDLLGDYTNLELIGTISTMDTFQKIYRPEIYNANSAAGKVYQPSLKNQDYSLTLIVYDREERSRLATEQGKFAEEQFIKPYQAALEQWSVSCAH; the protein is encoded by the coding sequence ATGAACAAGGAATTCACCTTCTCTATCAAGAGCATCTGCTTTGATGAGAACTACGCTCCCTCGGACAATACCCGAATCACGACTAACTTTGCCAATTTGGCCAGAGGGGCGAGCCGTGAAAATAATCTGCGCAATACGCTGAAGATGATAGACAACCGCTTCAATGCTCTGGCGCACTGGGACAACCCCAAAGGTGATCGTTACACGGTCGAGCTGGACATCATTTCCGCTGAAATGAAAATCGATGCGCAAAGCCGAGGCCATGCTATCCCTCTGATCGAAGTGTTGAAGACAACGGTTGTTGATCGAAAAACCGGGGAGCGTATCAACGGCATCGTTGGTAATAATTTCTCTTCCTACGTACGAGACTATGATTTCAGTGTGCGGTTGATGGAGCACAACAAGAACCAGGCCGGGTTCAGCACGCCAGACGACTTTGGCGAGTTGCACGGGAAGCTATTCAAGTGCTTTGTCAACTCAAGTGCCTACAAGGCGCACTTTAACAAACCGCCTGTTATCTGCCTGAGCGTTTCGAGCGCCAGAACTTACCATCGAACCGAGAATCAGCATCCTGTGTTGGGCTTTGAGTACCAGCAGGACGCGTACTCGCTGACGGATGAGTATTTCAAGAAGATGGGTTTGAAGGTTCGCTATTTCATGCCGCCGAACAGCGCTGCGCCGCTGGCCTTTTATTTTTCAGGCGATCTGCTGGGTGACTACACCAACCTAGAGCTGATTGGCACCATCAGCACGATGGATACCTTCCAGAAAATCTACCGGCCGGAGATCTATAACGCTAACTCGGCGGCTGGAAAAGTCTATCAGCCGAGCTTAAAGAACCAGGACTACTCGTTGACGCTAATCGTGTATGACCGAGAGGAGCGTAGTCGGCTGGCTACAGAGCAAGGAAAGTTTGCGGAAGAACAATTTATTAAGCCCTATCAAGCCGCACTTGAGCAGTGGTCTGTTAGCTGCGCTCATTGA
- a CDS encoding GNAT family N-acetyltransferase encodes MTTTLRLASPSDIELLFDIRTSVMQNHLSRVQLHEMGITADALSEAMHKAPCAWIAEWQQQAAGFVMVDHDEGELFALFVRPQHEGKGIGQLLLQQAEAVLFQRHEVIHLITDGDEAIRANGFYRRFGWTVTGAVDARDVRFEKRRARS; translated from the coding sequence ATGACCACAACCCTGCGCCTGGCTTCACCCAGCGATATCGAGTTGCTGTTTGACATTCGTACCAGCGTGATGCAGAACCATTTATCCCGTGTCCAATTGCACGAGATGGGCATTACTGCAGATGCACTCAGCGAGGCTATGCACAAAGCACCCTGCGCCTGGATTGCCGAATGGCAGCAGCAGGCTGCGGGTTTCGTCATGGTTGATCACGACGAAGGAGAGTTGTTCGCGCTGTTTGTGCGCCCGCAGCATGAAGGCAAGGGCATCGGCCAGCTATTGCTACAGCAGGCCGAAGCAGTGCTGTTCCAGCGACATGAAGTGATTCACCTGATCACCGATGGCGATGAAGCGATACGTGCGAATGGCTTTTATCGGCGATTCGGATGGACTGTGACCGGGGCTGTCGACGCCCGGGATGTGCGCTTTGAAAAGCGCCGCGCACGGAGTTGA
- a CDS encoding type II toxin-antitoxin system YhaV family toxin, whose translation MLRHGWTLLFHEGVTLQLRKLQEAAARAEQNDPQGFESNANVKLFRALSHLIMEAVPADPGRDEFRQDNTLGTAYRHWRRAKIGRRFRLFFRYDSRSKVIVYAWVNDENTLRSTGSKSDPYAVFEKMLGRGNPPDDWDALTAATRSDWGEPKA comes from the coding sequence ATGCTGCGACATGGCTGGACACTGTTGTTCCATGAAGGTGTGACTTTACAGCTACGCAAATTGCAAGAAGCCGCCGCCCGAGCCGAGCAGAACGATCCGCAAGGTTTTGAGAGCAACGCCAACGTCAAACTGTTTCGGGCATTGAGCCATCTGATCATGGAGGCTGTGCCTGCCGACCCAGGCCGTGATGAGTTCCGCCAAGACAACACGCTGGGCACCGCTTACAGACATTGGCGCCGCGCAAAAATCGGCAGGCGCTTTCGGCTGTTTTTTCGCTACGACTCAAGATCCAAGGTCATCGTCTATGCATGGGTCAACGACGAAAACACCCTACGGTCCACAGGCAGCAAATCCGATCCCTACGCCGTATTCGAGAAGATGCTGGGCCGCGGCAACCCTCCTGATGACTGGGATGCGCTGACTGCTGCGACGCGTAGCGACTGGGGCGAGCCCAAAGCATGA
- a CDS encoding type II toxin-antitoxin system PrlF family antitoxin, translated as MPAIHEIATLTSKGQVTLPKSVRQLLGIDTGGKIAFDVRGGEIVVSRVETTHEDPAIGAFLGLLEADIRGGRNLTTLPVDLAQTMLANANHCVNLDEDIEGEVAI; from the coding sequence ATGCCTGCCATCCACGAAATCGCCACGTTGACCTCGAAGGGGCAGGTCACACTGCCCAAATCCGTTCGCCAGCTACTGGGCATTGACACAGGTGGCAAGATTGCATTCGACGTACGCGGCGGTGAAATCGTGGTCAGCCGCGTAGAAACCACCCACGAAGACCCTGCCATCGGTGCGTTCCTGGGTTTGCTGGAGGCTGATATCCGAGGCGGCCGCAACCTCACCACTCTACCGGTAGACTTGGCGCAAACCATGCTCGCCAACGCAAACCACTGCGTAAACCTGGACGAAGATATCGAAGGTGAGGTCGCAATCTGA
- a CDS encoding SDR family oxidoreductase, with product MSVEKVAIITAGGSGMGAAAARRLAADGFKVGILSSSGKGEALAAELGGIGVTGSNQSVEDLQRLVDAVVEKWGRIDVLVNSAGHGPRAPILEISDVDWHKGMDTYLLNVIRPTRLVTPYMQRQQGGVIINISTAWALEPSELFPTSAVLRAGLAAFSKIFADSFAADNVRINNVLPGWIDSLPGTEQRRDSVPLKRYGTSEEIAATIAFLASDGAAYITGQNIKVDGGVTRSV from the coding sequence GTGTCAGTAGAAAAAGTTGCGATTATCACCGCCGGTGGCAGCGGTATGGGTGCGGCAGCAGCACGACGCTTGGCTGCCGATGGTTTCAAGGTAGGCATCCTGTCTTCTTCGGGCAAGGGCGAGGCATTGGCTGCCGAACTTGGCGGCATCGGTGTAACCGGCAGCAACCAGTCGGTTGAAGACTTGCAACGTCTGGTCGATGCTGTGGTGGAGAAGTGGGGCCGTATAGACGTGCTGGTCAACAGCGCCGGCCATGGCCCGCGCGCACCGATTCTGGAGATCAGCGACGTAGACTGGCACAAGGGCATGGACACTTATCTGCTCAATGTCATTCGTCCAACGCGTTTGGTGACCCCCTACATGCAACGTCAGCAGGGCGGAGTGATCATCAACATTTCCACCGCCTGGGCGCTCGAACCCAGTGAGCTGTTTCCGACATCCGCTGTATTACGCGCAGGCTTGGCTGCGTTCAGCAAAATTTTCGCGGATAGCTTCGCTGCGGATAACGTACGTATCAACAATGTGCTCCCTGGATGGATCGATAGCCTGCCGGGCACTGAGCAACGTCGCGACAGCGTGCCGCTCAAGCGCTATGGCACCAGCGAGGAAATCGCGGCCACCATCGCGTTTCTCGCCAGTGACGGCGCGGCCTACATCACTGGGCAGAACATCAAGGTCGATGGCGGCGTGACCCGCAGCGTTTGA
- a CDS encoding GGDEF domain-containing protein, whose translation MQAMHSKSPYKVDARPGFWQLSMRCCLLAGSVDVAFFFIFLTLDSPILAWINVISVAMYVSAYRALIQRRNRLGFVLIQTEVLVHAGLGTVLIGWDSGFHYYLLMFIPALFVSTRARIAWILAGCLWIYYAGLHVLMWYVQPLQPIPSNALLGVNIFNLTVVFFMFSYLALFYVITVTRAHTELSRMATTDSLTGLLNRRQIIALTEKVLARHHRHPTDLTLMLMDIDHFKQINDEHGHDVGDRVLIAVSQHLQNAMREQDFIGRWGGEEFLGVLPDTDFGQAAQSAERLRLAIQALEIDSHGKKISVTLSIGITQYRADEALSNTIARADHALYKGKSSGRNRVEAIHV comes from the coding sequence ATGCAAGCAATGCATTCAAAAAGCCCTTATAAAGTCGACGCTCGTCCCGGGTTTTGGCAACTTTCAATGCGCTGCTGCTTATTGGCGGGGAGCGTTGATGTCGCGTTTTTCTTTATTTTTCTTACACTTGACTCCCCCATTCTGGCCTGGATAAACGTGATCAGCGTGGCCATGTATGTGAGCGCCTATCGTGCGCTCATCCAGCGGCGCAACCGGCTTGGCTTTGTGTTGATTCAAACGGAAGTGCTGGTGCATGCAGGGCTGGGAACGGTGCTGATTGGTTGGGACAGTGGCTTTCATTATTATTTGCTGATGTTCATTCCCGCACTGTTCGTCAGCACGCGCGCCCGCATCGCATGGATCCTCGCTGGATGTTTGTGGATCTACTACGCAGGGCTGCATGTGCTTATGTGGTATGTGCAGCCTCTGCAACCCATCCCCTCAAACGCCTTGTTGGGTGTGAATATTTTCAACCTGACCGTGGTGTTCTTCATGTTCAGCTATCTTGCGCTGTTTTATGTGATCACGGTAACCCGTGCGCACACAGAACTGTCGCGAATGGCAACGACAGACTCGTTGACCGGCCTGCTCAATCGCCGGCAGATCATTGCCCTGACCGAGAAGGTACTGGCACGCCACCATAGGCATCCCACAGACCTCACCTTGATGTTGATGGATATAGATCACTTCAAGCAGATCAATGATGAGCACGGACATGATGTTGGTGATCGGGTGCTCATCGCGGTAAGCCAACACTTGCAAAACGCAATGCGCGAACAGGACTTTATTGGTCGCTGGGGCGGTGAAGAATTTCTTGGGGTGCTGCCGGACACCGATTTTGGGCAGGCGGCGCAAAGCGCTGAGCGCCTGCGCCTGGCAATCCAGGCGCTGGAGATTGACAGCCACGGCAAGAAAATCTCCGTGACTCTGTCCATCGGCATCACCCAATACCGTGCAGACGAGGCGTTGAGCAATACCATCGCACGGGCCGATCACGCGCTTTACAAAGGCAAGTCATCGGGGCGCAACAGGGTAGAAGCCATTCATGTTTGA
- a CDS encoding GNAT family N-acetyltransferase — protein sequence MNLNIRNELPEDTKRISKLTAAAFEQEQHSSHTEHFIVDALRQAGRLAVSLVAMKNDDIVGHVAISPVTVSSGAAGWYGLGPISVLPDCQGQGIGSSLIKAALAKLQSKGADGCVVLGDPDYYGRFGFKPHAGLELPGVPQEYFQALSFGGDLPTGTVQYHESFDATE from the coding sequence ATGAATTTGAACATCCGCAATGAGCTACCTGAAGACACCAAACGCATATCCAAACTAACTGCTGCGGCGTTTGAGCAGGAGCAACATTCCAGCCACACCGAGCATTTCATTGTCGATGCACTACGCCAAGCCGGACGACTAGCAGTTTCGCTGGTTGCAATGAAGAATGATGACATCGTTGGGCACGTCGCAATCTCTCCAGTCACCGTGTCTTCCGGTGCTGCGGGTTGGTATGGGCTCGGGCCAATATCCGTGTTGCCGGACTGCCAAGGCCAGGGTATTGGTTCATCCCTGATAAAAGCCGCTCTTGCCAAGCTACAAAGCAAAGGGGCAGATGGTTGCGTCGTATTGGGCGATCCTGACTACTACGGTCGCTTTGGCTTCAAGCCTCACGCTGGCTTGGAGCTGCCTGGAGTTCCCCAAGAGTATTTCCAAGCGCTGTCTTTTGGCGGTGACTTGCCAACAGGCACTGTGCAATATCATGAGTCCTTTGACGCCACGGAGTGA
- a CDS encoding GNAT family N-acetyltransferase, which yields MTTPIFRNATAQDTDRCFQIETAAYEGDEAATREKIAIRIEQYPQGFQVMELGGQVIGFINCGCAHKVVMSDEAFKELIGHDSEAPNVVIMSVVIDPAYQGKGYASLMMRTFIQSMRAKGKRSIHLMCKERHVALYTRMGYQYVQPSTSDHGGMSWHEMVMDIQ from the coding sequence ATGACAACTCCCATCTTCCGAAATGCGACGGCACAAGATACCGATCGCTGCTTCCAGATCGAGACCGCGGCTTACGAAGGCGATGAGGCGGCGACGAGGGAAAAAATCGCAATTCGAATCGAGCAATACCCCCAAGGCTTCCAGGTCATGGAGCTTGGCGGCCAAGTCATTGGTTTCATCAACTGTGGTTGCGCTCACAAGGTCGTGATGTCCGACGAAGCTTTCAAGGAATTGATTGGGCACGATAGCGAGGCACCCAACGTGGTCATCATGTCGGTTGTGATAGACCCGGCTTACCAAGGTAAAGGCTACGCGTCATTAATGATGCGCACCTTTATTCAAAGTATGCGGGCCAAGGGCAAACGATCCATCCATTTGATGTGCAAGGAGCGTCACGTGGCGCTTTACACGCGTATGGGATACCAGTATGTGCAGCCTTCGACTTCCGATCACGGGGGTATGTCGTGGCATGAAATGGTGATGGACATTCAATGA
- a CDS encoding sigma factor-like helix-turn-helix DNA-binding protein has protein sequence MSEVLADLPERTRYAFEMCRIHGMKQNEIARILGVSPALAHAMISEALLHCRQKAL, from the coding sequence GTGTCCGAAGTTCTTGCCGATTTGCCTGAGCGCACGCGTTATGCATTCGAAATGTGCCGCATTCACGGCATGAAACAGAATGAAATCGCCAGGATCCTCGGCGTTTCTCCAGCACTGGCCCACGCCATGATCAGCGAGGCCCTACTCCACTGTCGGCAAAAAGCGCTTTGA
- a CDS encoding LysR substrate-binding domain-containing protein, which yields MSDGFPQLPSLNALRVFEVVARHLNFRLAAEELGVTQAAVAQQVRGLEASLDLRLFDRMPRGLALTDAGLGYSGSIRSALAMIDEATRLLRPQSAHLTVSVTPTFASKWLIPRLGSFALSYPDIDLRVLATDRLSHFSTDGVDIAVRYGKSEFGAGLNSELLMEQRIVAVASPTLFDGIVATVSFEQLQDFIMLHDAHNFWPQFLAELFPQHAQPTAKNLRFNQTSLAIEAAISGQGIALASMAFVHDDIVAGRLVQVFAQQLTVEKSFYLVWPRKMKQPESLSIVKDWLKAQVGDS from the coding sequence ATGTCAGACGGTTTTCCCCAATTGCCATCGCTTAACGCGCTGCGTGTTTTTGAAGTGGTGGCTCGCCATTTGAACTTCCGTTTAGCGGCCGAGGAGCTGGGCGTGACCCAGGCAGCGGTTGCTCAGCAGGTACGCGGGCTGGAGGCGAGTCTGGATCTTCGTTTGTTCGACCGTATGCCTCGAGGCCTTGCGTTGACCGATGCAGGTCTGGGCTACAGCGGCAGCATTCGCAGTGCGTTGGCCATGATCGATGAGGCTACACGCCTGCTCAGGCCTCAGTCTGCTCACCTGACGGTCAGCGTTACACCGACCTTTGCCTCTAAGTGGCTCATTCCCAGGCTTGGTAGCTTTGCACTGAGTTATCCGGATATCGACTTGCGTGTGCTGGCAACCGATCGGCTTTCCCACTTCAGTACCGATGGCGTGGATATCGCTGTCCGCTATGGTAAGTCAGAATTCGGGGCCGGTCTGAACAGCGAACTGCTGATGGAGCAGCGCATCGTTGCGGTAGCCAGCCCAACGTTGTTTGACGGAATCGTAGCCACCGTCAGCTTTGAGCAGCTTCAAGACTTCATCATGCTTCATGATGCCCATAACTTCTGGCCGCAGTTCCTTGCAGAACTGTTCCCGCAGCATGCGCAACCGACGGCCAAAAACCTGCGATTCAACCAGACCTCGTTAGCCATCGAGGCGGCTATCAGCGGTCAGGGCATCGCGTTGGCGAGTATGGCCTTCGTCCACGACGATATCGTCGCCGGCAGGCTGGTGCAGGTTTTTGCTCAGCAACTCACGGTCGAGAAGTCGTTTTATCTGGTCTGGCCACGGAAGATGAAGCAGCCCGAGTCATTGAGTATCGTGAAAGATTGGCTCAAAGCTCAGGTTGGTGATAGTTAA
- a CDS encoding sensor domain-containing diguanylate cyclase codes for MSEFVNDSEVYKTLLESTKAIPWKIDWASMKFAYIGPQIEALLGWSPESWVSVEDWAMRMHPEDREYVVNFCVTQSQAGVDHEADYRALTKDNGYVWIRDVVHVVRNDKGEVEALIGFMFDISERKKTEDQLLNLQKELEVLSFKDGLTNIANRRRFDSCFELEWGRARRERQPLSLLLLDVDFFKQYNDLYGHIQGDKCLIAIAQTLSLALDGPRDLVARFGGEEFIVLLPEADAEVARKVADRCQRLIQKQSIVHALSPHGHRVTVSIGAGSVVPGEREKPTDFIKAVDQQLYAAKNNGRHRIEYVELEGLAGLQL; via the coding sequence ATGAGCGAGTTTGTGAATGACAGTGAGGTGTACAAAACCTTACTGGAGTCGACCAAGGCGATTCCTTGGAAGATAGATTGGGCCTCGATGAAATTCGCCTATATCGGCCCTCAAATCGAGGCGTTGCTGGGCTGGAGTCCTGAAAGTTGGGTGAGCGTCGAAGACTGGGCTATGCGCATGCATCCAGAAGATCGCGAATATGTGGTGAATTTCTGCGTGACACAATCCCAGGCTGGCGTTGACCATGAGGCGGACTACCGAGCGCTGACCAAGGACAATGGCTATGTGTGGATTCGCGACGTGGTGCACGTGGTGCGCAATGACAAGGGTGAGGTCGAAGCACTGATCGGTTTCATGTTCGACATCAGCGAACGCAAGAAGACCGAGGACCAATTGCTGAACTTGCAGAAAGAGCTAGAGGTACTTTCGTTCAAGGACGGGTTGACGAACATTGCCAACCGCCGCCGCTTCGATAGCTGTTTCGAATTGGAGTGGGGGCGGGCGCGCCGCGAGCGCCAGCCACTGTCTCTGCTGTTGTTGGACGTCGATTTTTTCAAGCAGTACAACGATTTGTACGGACATATTCAAGGCGACAAATGTTTGATAGCGATTGCCCAGACGCTGAGTTTGGCATTGGACGGCCCTCGCGATTTGGTGGCTCGCTTTGGCGGCGAAGAGTTTATCGTGCTGCTGCCCGAAGCCGATGCCGAGGTGGCGCGTAAAGTGGCTGACCGCTGCCAGCGGTTGATTCAGAAGCAGTCCATCGTGCATGCGCTATCGCCACATGGCCACCGCGTCACTGTCAGCATAGGCGCGGGCTCGGTCGTGCCAGGAGAGCGGGAAAAGCCTACAGACTTCATCAAAGCCGTAGACCAGCAGCTTTATGCCGCTAAAAACAATGGACGGCACCGCATTGAATATGTGGAATTGGAGGGGTTGGCGGGTCTGCAGTTGTAA
- a CDS encoding GNAT family N-acetyltransferase has protein sequence MDCLPTLLTDRLILTPLQLDDAAEIQELFAQWEVVRYLDSRVPWPYPDNGALVYVRDVALPAMAAGREWHWMIRTRSQPGRCIGSISLYEQSGNNRGFWLAPQWWGNGYMREACKIINAYWFETLSRPLMQVPKAVANIASRKVSEHEGMRMVGGREGHFVSGPMQVEIWEITRNEWLERAHNGL, from the coding sequence ATGGATTGCCTTCCAACGTTGCTCACCGATCGCCTGATTCTCACGCCCTTGCAACTAGACGATGCAGCTGAAATACAGGAGCTGTTTGCGCAATGGGAGGTTGTTCGTTATCTCGATAGTCGTGTGCCTTGGCCGTATCCGGATAACGGAGCGCTCGTGTATGTGCGTGATGTTGCCCTGCCAGCGATGGCTGCGGGCCGTGAGTGGCATTGGATGATCCGTACCAGAAGCCAACCCGGGCGTTGTATTGGAAGTATCAGTCTGTATGAGCAGTCTGGGAACAACAGAGGCTTCTGGCTTGCACCACAGTGGTGGGGCAATGGCTACATGCGGGAGGCGTGCAAGATCATTAACGCTTACTGGTTCGAAACACTGTCGCGTCCGCTTATGCAGGTGCCCAAGGCCGTCGCCAACATCGCCTCACGAAAAGTATCGGAGCACGAGGGAATGCGCATGGTAGGGGGGCGAGAGGGTCATTTTGTCTCTGGGCCCATGCAGGTGGAAATATGGGAAATCACACGAAATGAATGGCTCGAACGGGCTCATAACGGCCTTTAG